TGACTCACGCATTGATAGGGTCGAACGGGGTATAGGAGTATTGGGGATGGACCTCAGCCTTGCGGACCATTCTCTGCGTGTCGTAAAGCAGAAAGCCACTGAAAAGCACCAGACCACCATAAAGGGATATGGATGCCAGACCTAGATGAAGATTATTATTTTGAGGGTGGATTCATACGATTGCGTATCACAGGCATTGTTTACTACTTACCAGCACCTAGGGCTGTTGTTGGCGGCAGCCACATAGAAGCCAACGAAGAGGCAAAGACAAAACCCAAACCAATGGCCAACGGGCCACCCATGTAAAGGAACTTATCGCTTGGCGCACATGCAGCGATTGTGGACAGGCCACCAACAATGCCTCCGGTATAAAGAGCAGCACGAGTCAGAACCGGACCACCAATGAAACAAAGAGGTGCGATGACAGCACCTAAGATGGCGCAGTGGACCGCCCATGCGAGGTGCTTCGGTCCAATTCCTGGATGGTACTCAATTGAACGCGCTACTGCCCCACTGCCAATGACGAGCGCCAGCGAAGCAATAGACCACTGTTCGAATGAAGTGAAAGTTTTATGTTTGTTTGGATTTGTGTTGAGGGCAGTGGCGCTGGTATGTACTCACCATGATCCCGCCTCGCGAGGCCAACGATAATAGGCGGGGAGAACGAAAGACGGCAGCTGCAGAGGCTGCTGTCAGGATGCAGGATCCACCGAAGAAGGCGTAGGTGCTCTGGATGCGACTCTTTACATATTCCGGCCACATTCTATATGGAAAAAAATACTTATTCTTATTAATATTCTATTATGTAGAATGCATAACATCTGCAAACCAACGAAACTCACATGGCATTATCGGCAATGCTCGTGTGCTTGCCCAGGCCCACACCATAGTAGCAGAGCGCTCCCAACCCGACAACTGcggcgccagcagcagcacctttGCCCATCGAATACGCTAGAAGTTCGTGAAATTAAACTGATTACACAATAACTGCACATACATATTATAGTTACCTACCGTTAGCACTTGGTGGACCCATCAGTTTCTCTTTAAGAGATGGATGGCGTACCTGCTGCTCCACCACAGGAGCGCGTGTGCGTACCGGGCCACGAGCATAGTTACGCACAACAGCCACCTGAAGTTTTGATTTCAGAAAGCTCTGCGAGGATTGCTGACCAAGAAGGCTGCTACCCGGACGGGCTGCCGACAAAGCAAGTCGCAGTAACATTATGCTCTTGTGATGAAATTCGCGGGCCTTGACTGTGCAataactttttttgttttcttagtgTATAGTTCTCGTTATCTGGTGCAGAGTTTTGTGTTGTATTGTTTCGTGTCCTATCCTTGAATAGATTAACCTCACTGCacttttgtattgtttttattgttctgCATTCGTTTCTACCGAAAAAATCGTTCAAAACATCGGAATATGTTTCGATATATTCTGCGAtattatagtttttttttcgaaatttgtatattttttatattaatatatGCTTTAACACCGTTAATATTCTATcgattctatttatttatattgtatCAATTAGTTGTTTTTAAATCCTAGTTCTCAGATCCGAAAAAAGTGTACGCGAGCAAAATAAGAATGaatgatgaaattatacatGTATAATTTACATgtattatatgtataatttcatcatgGTGTCATATTTAGTTAGCAGCAGAGTGTGACCAGGTGTGCATGCTCTACGGTTACACTGCTCAGTCAGCTGtaaacaatttatttaaagTGAACAAGGTTAATGGCTTCGGCTGTAGCTCCCCCAATATTTTATTGCTAATGAAATGTGACCGCTTGCGGCCACCCCGAGGAAAATACGTTTTAAAGAGCAGCTCTAATTGATGCCTGTATTTCGTTCGATTGAAATTTTTGCAGCAGGCATTTTGAAAACGGGTACTCAGAtcagcaaaataaaataccgATTAATACTGGAAAGGCAATCGATACACACTGGAAAAGCAAATCTGGTATATTCTAGGCACGAGCAGAAGCATAATTGTAAACTATTTGTTTTTAGTGTTACAtgttaatgaaatttcattataACTTATAACTTTAAAAATCACACAATAACTATTTAAGAAtacgtatatattttttgtcaaCTTCCTATATCAACGCGCCAAAATTGGATATCTGATCtgatatttttttgtagttaTTAGTGGTGACAGTTGCTCTAAGAGCAGAAATGTGCTGTAAAGCGCAAAAATAGTCGAATATTCAGACGCACCTGCGTTTGAAAAGAACGTAACTTTTTTTTACCACTATGTCCCCGTGATCATTCTATTAAATAAAACtgcgttttcaaaacgaaaaaaattaatgacGTAGCCCTTTTGTAACGAGGCTATTACATAAAATTGGACGAGATATCATTTATTCTGTTCTTATCGCTAGACCATCGATCGCCTAGAGTGTCAAAGTGATTCCATAAATCGCTAAATTTACGTTCAAACAACAGCTTACATTTAACGTTATTTGCTGTTATACTGTCATAGACCGATCACAACAATTAgtgaaaaaggaaaaaaagctGTTTTATATTGTTGTTAGTGGTGATAATGAACACGATAGGCAGAAAAGCGTAGAAATATTCGGAAAATTGAGGAAACGCACCTGGAACGCAAGAATAACGCAGCCCTAGTGTAAATGGGCTATATCTCTCTTATTTGAAAGACAGACATAGGCCTAGACAATACGCTATATATCATCtccagtcttgtctcccagctAACAGTCGAAGAGCTGTGGTACTATGGGCATTTCAACACTCGGAGCCGGTTAGATTAGCTATAACAATCGACTAAAAATTCAAACTAATGCATGATAATGCATTCAAACGCTCTCACTGCATGATTTTCCTGTAAGGGTATCTCTGTCTTTAAGATAAGTGAGCTAGTTCAGTGTCATAAGGTTAAGGTAATAGTTCAGTTAGTTCACTTAAGTGATATTTCTTTTTGTCCATTCGCTCATGAGCGACGCAACCCGACTTTCGCGCCAGGGAACCTACACGTgtatacaatacatatttcCTTCGATTTATTGTTTTCCTTCATCAAATTACAACGCAACAGCTGAAACTACAACTAAGTAAGGCCTAATTCCACACAATCACAATATCAATTACAAGCAAAAAAGTTTGGTTGCCAAGTTTACACATAGTTTCTGCGTATGGCTCCCATGGCAGAGTCCTCCGGATCTAATCGCGGCTTTTTGTTGATGACTATCACTTCGGTAAGGTGTGACTTGCGCAGCGAGCCATTGTGGTCGTAAGTGTTTGTTTGCTCCAGTGTTCCTTCCGCGCTCGACTCGTATGTCTTGCATTCATATAGCGGACAGCACCTGGGGTATTCAAGATTAGACTCTGTTGGCGGAATGGACCTGCAGTCGCCCTTGATGGAGCTGGGCACTAGACAACTAAATCGGGAAAAAAGTTAACATATTTtagagtatatgtatatcaaagCATTTAATGCTCACCTGTCTTCCCAGAGCTGCAGAGTGCCCAGGCACTGGACCCTCATGCATTGTTCCAGGCGTGTGAAAACCTCACCAACATACAGCTGGCGCCCGGTCTGTGTGTCCATGCAGAACTGCTGACTATAGCGATACGATGAAGCTGCTAGGGAAGCAAATTGCTGGGTGAGTTCGGTAAATGAGGCGTGGCATATTCTCTTACAGCGATACGGTAGTGCCGCCTCCCCTCCAGCGAGGATGGCGAGCAGTACCAGCATGACAACAGATGTAAGCGCTGACGATTCCATTTCTCTCGATCAGCCTGGTGAAACTGGTCTGGCCCGACGATTGCAAAGTTTAGCGCACAACTGAGTTCCGCGCAAATATCTTTCTTcgtttttaaattaaacaacaCGAACAGCTGTGTTCGTGCTGCGTgagagtgtgtctgtgtgtaaaATCACACTCTTCCCACATTTCCAATTTGTATTTGAGGGTGCTAATGTTCGTGTGTGTACAGTGTGTTTTTAATGAatctaattatttatttttaggatatggatGCCTATCGAAATAAGTCTTTAATCGAGGTTTAGAACCCATTGTTTTAATCCATTTGTGCTGGACACATCACTTGTTCTCTTGCCACTACTCGCGAACAGCGCCCTTACGGTTCTGAAGCGCATATTACGATGATCTTCTTATCGCTTGGTCACAAAAACAGTCGTTCTTGCCTTTTTTGCGCAAtgtgcaaaaaacaaaaataaaaaaaaagcaaaacatcCCAATCCATGTTTGCGATTGTGTCCGTCTAACGTTTTGCCTGTGTATGCGTGTGAGTACCTATTGTACGTACAAATGTAAATACATCTAAATATGCTAATTTCCATGTGCGTAAGAAAtgagtatgtatgtaaatacatagGCTCTTAGAAGttcaattttcaaaatttgtttatatttatatttttttctcgGTACGACAGCACGGGAGGTCTTTGCCTGCTTAACATgccatccgtccatccatcgCCATTATCACCATTGCAGATGATGGGTAACTGGAGCACATGCGTCACGAggcattatttaatttatttttcattttcttttcatGTACTTTCCCGTATTTCATCAACCAGTAGAATCCGATTTACACGTGCCATCAAAAGTGCTGCACTCtgttatatgtatgtatgtatttaacGAATCGTATAATTCATTGAGAATAGCCCGAGGCGCACCTCTAAGTGTTCAACTAGCGCTCCGGGTAATCAATTCAAGAAATTATATGACCACCGTCGGTGGCCTCAACGACCGCATTCCGGATCACGACCCGGAAAAAGAGTACGAAGCAGTAGTAAGCTACTACAGAATTGCAGATGAGTCTCAATGCGTCTCTCGAAAGTCttctcacactcgcactctaCTTAACCATTCGGTGTGCAGTGCGAACCGATTATACTGAGTGAGTAAAGCTCTTGAGTTTACCCTGCGTTTTATAGTAACTAAataattgaacattttttaCCCTAGTGTGTGAAGACAGGATGAAGATCTGCAAGCTGGTCCTGGCATAATGACagataaaacaaacaaaatcgaCATATAAATGGAGAGAGAAAAATGAATAGAGAGAACTGCTGGTCCGATTTGGCTCAAATTTTGTTCGACTCTTCGCATTTGACAGTCTGTTGCTGCAGATGAGCGTCTAGATATCAGAGTATCCGTCACAAGTGTATTTACAAATTTCGCCCCGCcccttccgcctccacaaaggatgaaaatctgaGATATCCACAATTTTTAAGGTACGAGAAAACTGCAAACGCAGAATTGTTAGAAAACAACCGTATCTAGACCATGGactgccgaatctggatcagatcggattattatagccagaaagaACCAATCagtttgcagtggctacgcaacgcCGTCCAAGCgcttttgtctctctctctctctttctctctctccatctctctctctctctctctctctctctctctctctctctctctttcataCACTTCATAAAGCAATGTGTGCGTCTCTGGCGGCGAGAAGCCATACTGTCTGTATCTGCCGTAGCTGagactcacaacgttccccctcgttataaCCGATATTCAAAAtcagtataggggtatattagatttgtgggaACTGCTGCGACCGTAAGTTGTACCCGATACTTATTCAGCAcggctctcctccgccagacGGTGCTAACATTGAACGACAGAGTGTGTGCACTGCGTACCGACTGCAGACTTTGCTTTTGGTTATTATAATGATCCGTTCTGATGCAGACTCGGAAAATCTAGCTTGTAGATATGGTCTTTCTCTATGATTGTACGTTTCTAATTTTCCTGTATccttaaaattgtggatgtcACAGATTTaagtcctttgtgggggcgtggAAGGGAGctagaggagcagcagaagcacagGATCAGGAAGGATCAGAAAACCGATGACGTTCAAGGTATGAAGAGGAATCGATCACGGAGGCAGCACATCGTCGTAATACTGAGTTGACCGTCTAGTGGCTAGTATTATATAAATACGGATATGGTGAGACGGATCAAGACAAGCTCCGAGATCAATGGCCCCTTATCAGTAGTGCCGACGTTGGCTCGCCTGGAGCAGCCCGATGCGGAACTGACTAGCAAGCGGCGCTTGGAGAAGATTCAAGTTGACTACCATGGTATAAATAGCAGTTAACAGTAACGAATAAAAATTCGAATGCTTGTCGCCCAGGTAATATTATAAATTGATTGCATAGAGCCCACAGACCGTTGACCAAGCTCAAGCTAATTCAGACGGTCGAAAAAGGGTTCCTTACAAGTCCCACACATGTTCATATTTATCTGAgctaaattatatatattgcGTAGTGTATATAGCCATATGAGACCAGTGGAAATCAGCTGGCAAAAGTCAATGGATTTTGTGAGGACTTTAGATAGTCTGAATATAAGGATCTCCTAAACAATTTTCCAGCGCTTTCAAAAATCAGCTTTTCTGAAAACCAGACAAATTGTTCgggagatacatatgtacatacatatgtatgagcACCCGGTACTCGAAGATTATAGGGGTATAATCAATATAGGGGTTACCCAAATCTAGgcgaaagtggatgtgtgtaataTTTCCTTCTGTGCGTTTCCCACCAaataacatatatatatcttgatcagcatcaaaagccgagtcgatgtctgtctgtccgtctttttcgacgcctagttctcagagagcATAaaggctagagcaacgaaaAGTTGTATCCAGACTCTTCTGAGCCCCGCCCTCACacaggacgaaaatctgtggcataaAGAATGGCTATATCTACCAGAGTGCCGATCGGATTATCAatatagccagaaggaacaaatcaatgtGCATTGATTGCATTAGCCCTgccacgcgcttactcattttCTGTCTCACTCTTTTACACACTCTTCGTCGTGCAATGTGTGAGCACTCTGGCGAGTGGCTGATGTTGGTGTAAGAATAGAAAACAACAAGACCGATGTAAACAAGCAATTCTAAAAAAATTGGAAActaataaaatcaataaatgaAAATCTCCCAAATGATTCGACCGATTTTTAAGAAATTTTTACATATCGGCCCTCAGATCCAAAGAAGCAACCcgatttttttggttttcctcTTAACAGATTTATCATCGTATCCCTCGTCAATCCTACTTCACTTTTCTCGAAGCGCCCTCACTTTCTAACTTCCAGAAAAACAGATTGGTTTAAATACAGGAAGTATGTAGATACTCGTAAGTTCCCGTATTGATGGCTGCCCAAACATCTACTGTAAAGATGACATAGATAGCTCAGTTGAAGCATTAGTGTCTGTAATGTCACTGGCGGCAAAATCCAATAATAACAGCTTTCGTATCCCTTAAAATGATCATAGAGTTGCCGAGCTGTGCAGTATATTTTCTCCCCATAATATTCAACAGCATGATGAAGTGGGGTGTTTATCCTCATAAATGGAAGAAATGATCCATAAAGCCGGAAAGGACAAGTCCCAGCCATCATCATATAGACCCATCAGTCTTCTGCCGTGCCTATCAAAGTTATTTGAAAGACTGCTCCTGAATCATATCAAGCCACACCTAAACATCAAAAGTGCATCCCAATGCACCAATTTTGACTTCGCGAAAAACATGGAACCATTGAAAAAGTAAACCGCATAATCTCTGAGatacaaaatgcatttaaaagaCGAGAGTATTGCCGTCTTTATGTCTGTCTTTCTGGATGACGCGCAAACTTTCGACCGTTGGATGTTTTAATTCACAAAATCATAAGTAATAACTTCAAAGAAGTTTCGCAGTAGAATGCAAAGATTTCCTGTTTGAATATCATCCAATTGCAGCTGGTGTATCTCAAGTTAGCATCCTTGGACCGACAGGGTATTTGATCTACACAGCAGATATACGGAAGAACAGTTTTACAACAACTTTGACATTTCTTGATGATACTGCCACCCCAAGTCACTTCCAGTGCACAACAGGAGCAACAGAACACCTATCATCTCATCGCGTAAATCTGTAATAGTGCAAACATGTCACCTTTACCCTGAACAGACAAACTTGACCCCCAGTGTCTCTGAACAAAATCAACATTCCAGCGCAGCATCATTCATATCGATGTCCCTGTGTTCGGAGACCTATATTAGGAAAAGATGTAACTGCTCTGCGGTGTCATTAAGAGACCCAGTCATTTACGGTCATAGAGTCCAACGATATTGACCGCGTTGACCTTGGCTGAGTTTGATAAGACAAGTTATATTGTCTATGGCTGGCCTCCACCACTCCATATGGTGGCGGTGAGCCAACGAACTATATACGGGATCATTCCTCACTTTAGTCTGATGGTTTTCCTGCAGGTATAGAGGTCCACTGTGGCCTTCTGTACCATATCATATATTCCCATTTCCAATCGATCTATTTGTCGACGAtcaggccaagatacttggcatTGTTCTTCAAAGCTAGCGTTTTTCCACAGAGTTTTGGGGGAGTCAGTTTCGGAATCTTGTACTTCCCAGTGAAGAGTTCAGCTTAAGACGGGCTTATACCTAACCCGCATTcgtctgcccatttcgacatcTTTATGGGGGTTACATCGCGCGCTACCATGGGACAGCCACCCCCTCTATATCCTGCTGCAGTTCGTTCACTGTTACCTTTCATAGGAGGGTGAAAGTACTCCGCACTACGGTGAGCCTCTCGTGACAAACCTGGTGGACGTTGACTTTCCCAGTGATGTCTTAACGGTCCTGCATTATAGCATCCGATCGATGAGGCTCACAGTCCGGGAATCAATCCCCATTTCCGTCAGTGCAGCCGTGATGGCGGATGGGAGGATGTTGAGGGCGCCGTTTATATCTGGGAAAGaatgtagggccgtttcggtggatctttcCTTCCGATAAGCATGCTGGGAATCAGTGATAAGATTCGGAGAAATGATTGTTCCGAGATGCAGCCCTAAAAGCCGATCCATCGACTTGGAAGAAAGGATGACAAACTTATGGGTCTGGAATCATTGGGAGCAGTGTGCAAGGTGCTGCCTGGCTTAGGAGAAGACTCCCAGTTATAGCTCTTTGTCGATCAGTTGGCCggggatgatgccatctgtGCCTGCAGACTTGTAGGTCTTGTAGGCCATGGGGCGCATTTGGTTTAAGTTCTGAGTTGTGTTTGGCCGACTGACTTTTCATGGAACatcttttttatataaaaacagATGTTCGGTTCCATTCCAACAAGTGATTGGCAAAGTTATAAAATATACCTATACGCTGTTGCATTTCGTTGAGATAGTTCTTAAGCTGAAATAATTGTTTAATATGTAGAAAAATAGCTATCAGATCATCTTTCAGCTCAACCGATAAGGTATGCACCTGCCAGCAGATTCTGCCTGAACAAAAAACCTCTCAGATCAGCTCGGCTTTCTACTCCGCTTTCAGCTACAGTTTGCACGAGAGTTTTCTAAGAGCTTTGTATCTGTTGAAGAGCCTTCGCGAGATTTTCTGAGCTTGCCTTACTTTCGGagtccaccattcaggtttttTCCGGATTCTGGTTTTTCCAGAGAGGCAGGATTTACTGAGCGCCTCCCTGCAGGCGTCAGTGAATATCTTACCAAGACGGGTCGTGCCCTTCTATAAAAACTCCTCATTAGTGGGGATTCAGGGTGAATACGGCTCAAGTGATctcaacaacgacaacagtTGGTCCGCTTGAGATTCCGGAAATGAACTGGAACTCGGTAGAGGGAAGGAGAATACAATTTTCTCCAGGATCTTATGTTCCTCTGTAGCTGGTGAGAGGTAAGTGTAAGGTCCATGACTTCCGTATGATTGGCAGTAAAGGTGGGATCATTTCACTGGATTAAAATTACCATCTTTAGGCGTTCTTTAGTGGTCAGTATGTAGCTggaaaggtactcaccccgtTCATTAGTGACAGTGCTTCAACGCGGACAGGGATGTGCATTGGCTTCGCACCCTATAATTATTCCGATTTCCTTGACCTCGCAGTCTGCGATGAGCTCACGGAGGGGCTTTTGTGCAGGAGGGTCAGGTTGGTCATGACCCAGTGTCCCCTCGGGTTTGTTTTAATTTCACAGGGAGTTTTCTTCCCTCCGGCCGACTATAATTAGCGGTCATCcatggcagagacatgacTTTACCAGGACCCGTTTCCAGCCgacctcacggggagagtataccCGCACTTCCACCATTATGTGTACAGTTATGACGGGTAAGGGTTCGCTCGTTGCCCCCTTCATCCTAGGGCATGAAGCACAGCCGCCTCGGAGTAAGGGCCAGCCATGAACCTGAAGCACATGTCCcccattccgattccgattccccCCCATTCATAGCATAGTAATAGTACATACAGTATATAATATTTAGCTCGGAGTATCCGTTTTGTAAAATACATACCTGTCCTACCTGTGGCAGCTTAAATCGGTCCAGAGGCCAAGTTActcataattattattttagtgCCTAAAATATATTGTTTGAAACAcgcatttctttttttaaacaGTTTATGTATTGAACAATGAATTTTACTGAATTATTCCACCCAAAACTGCATACAATTTTTTCccgatgagcgcctagatccCAGAAACTATAAGTGctggaacaaaaaaaagttgtatTAATACTTCCCCTTTAATGAGCAAAAAGGACAAACGAAGTGGAAGCCGAAATGTAGAAAAAGATCAGATATTTAAAAATTGGAatcaaataattaattatgtaGAAAGTGGATAAACGGATTGCAAGATTAACATCGGAACATAACTAGCGGTCGTGATCCTTCTGTATGGGTTTCCCTCTCTCATCGGATCCGCTTACGTATGTACAGTGGCGAGCACATGTGGATACACTTTAAGCGCctgtaaaatctttaaaaatgaatcaatccttgtgatttttttctttaagatTCTTTAATTtagtgaaaatgaaaaaagacaataatttcaattcaaagatATCCTTTTCCTTAagagattttaatttgttcaaaaaatGAGCATGTAAACACCTTTTGCAcgtttcaaatttttttactttaataatttgttaaaaatatttgttccaAAGGGCCTTAGCTTTTATCATATTCCGAATAAGTATTGGCATACTTTCGACTAAATTTAGTAGGTGCTGGCCAGGTATCATTTGCCACTCCGACCTCCCGCGCTCTCAAAGACTCACCCAATCCCTTTGGTGCAGACTCGTACTTTTCCaatgttttttaaacagaGCCCATCGATTTTCAATGGGATTTAGATCTGGGCTATTGAGCAGGCCACTGGATTAAGTGAAAACTCGAGTTATTGGGACGATTTTTCACGAATTTAGTGCGTCGGGCTACCGTCTTGCTATAAAGTGATCTCGGATGTGGGGAAGACACATTTGTCTataaaatttgacaaaatAGGTTTCTAAATAAGATAATATTCTTTCTTCATTATTCCATCGATTTTAACCAATTGGAGAACGTTCCACCAAGTGTAGCAGACCTACACCGTCAGGCTTCCTCGTCAATGCTTTATTGTTTCCTTGACCTGATGATTTTTCAGCTTTCCACATGAGCGGTTTTCAGTAGTTTTCATTTCGATCAGACTTAAaacggtttttttttggtatatctGACCCAATTAACTTCTTACAATCTTCCGTGGTCCAGTTCCTATGCTCCTcgctaaatatatataagatGCGCAGCCACTTTTTGTGAGAGAGGGCAGGTTTTCTCTGGCTATCTGCCGGTGTCAGGCCGATCGTACGCAGAGCGTCCACTCATGGAACGTTCTCCATGAATAAAATATGTTGGATAGGCCACATAAATCTTATGAACACATCCGGCTGAAGATCTGGACTACAGACTGATTGTCTAGTGAAGAAAATCCTTGTCCTACCCAATGAGTTTCTTAAAAACACCTAAAAAATGTATCACACTTGCCAATTGCAGAATGGCTTTAGTCTCAATCAGATTAAACCAGCGAAACCAGTCAGATACAAtcgcaacaaaaaaaaacatatgcGAGCAAAAACTtcgcatttttgttgtttaaaaatcaaaagcgGCGAGTGACAAAATATTATA
The sequence above is a segment of the Drosophila pseudoobscura strain MV-25-SWS-2005 chromosome X, UCI_Dpse_MV25, whole genome shotgun sequence genome. Coding sequences within it:
- the Vago gene encoding uncharacterized protein Vago isoform X1 — translated: MESSALTSVVMLVLLAILAGGEAALPYRSASSYRYSQQFCMDTQTGRQLYVGEVFTRLEQCMRVQCLGTLQLWEDSCLVPSSIKGDCRSIPPTESNLEYPRCCPLYECKTYESSAEGTLEQTNTYDHNGSLRKSHLTEVIVINKKPRLDPEDSAMGAIRRNYV
- the Vago gene encoding uncharacterized protein Vago isoform X2: MESSALTSVVMLVLLAILAGGEAALPYRSSSYRYSQQFCMDTQTGRQLYVGEVFTRLEQCMRVQCLGTLQLWEDSCLVPSSIKGDCRSIPPTESNLEYPRCCPLYECKTYESSAEGTLEQTNTYDHNGSLRKSHLTEVIVINKKPRLDPEDSAMGAIRRNYV
- the LOC6901195 gene encoding growth hormone-inducible transmembrane protein, whose amino-acid sequence is MLLRLALSAARPGSSLLGQQSSQSFLKSKLQVAVVRNYARGPVRTRAPVVEQQVRHPSLKEKLMGPPSANAYSMGKGAAAGAAVVGLGALCYYGVGLGKHTSIADNAIMWPEYVKSRIQSTYAFFGGSCILTAASAAAVFRSPRLLSLASRGGIMWSIASLALVIGSGAVARSIEYHPGIGPKHLAWAVHCAILGAVIAPLCFIGGPVLTRAALYTGGIVGGLSTIAACAPSDKFLYMGGPLAIGLGFVFASSLASMWLPPTTALGAGLASISLYGGLVLFSGFLLYDTQRMVRKAEVHPQYSYTPFDPINASMSIYLDVLNIFIRIATILSGGQRRK
- the LOC26532967 gene encoding uncharacterized protein, giving the protein MKLLGKQIAGTGGLCLLNMPSVHPSPLSPLQMMVESDLHVPSKVLHSVICMYVFNESYNSLRIARGAPLSVQLALRVINSRNYMTTVGGLNDRIPDHDPEKEYEAVVSYYRIADESQCVSRKSSHTRTLLNHSVCSANRLY